From the genome of Nicotiana sylvestris chromosome 2, ASM39365v2, whole genome shotgun sequence, one region includes:
- the LOC104240081 gene encoding transcription factor FER-LIKE IRON DEFICIENCY-INDUCED TRANSCRIPTION FACTOR-like, producing MESANAYSTMPMENVNDVGLINFIDEENFDQFIELIRGETADPIVTFCPNNDYEHITGCFSEANVQFEPASTDFFDWNATNMSDPISLYASLPNEMKLSEEEEGEEEDNDFDESSATTTTTTTTRTVSPATPTKKSTRTDRSRTLVSERKRRGRMKEKLYALRSLVPNITKLDKASVIGDAILYVQGLQTEATKLKIEVAGLESSLNGMNDNKGGAFQNAKKMNFTSYYPAIKKISKMDVFQVEEKGCYVRLVCNKGRHVAASLFKALDSLTGFYVQSSNLATSSDDYILTFTLNVREYEVDINFGNLKLWIASAFLNQGFDFETYPLA from the exons atgGAGAGTGCTAATGCATACTCAACAATGCCAATGGAAAATGTTAATGATGTGGGCCTTATTAATTTCATTGACGAAGAAAACTTTGATCAGTTCATTGAGCTCATTAGGGGTGAAACTGCTGACCCCATTGTTACGTTTTGCCCAAACAATGATTATGAGCACATTACTGGTTGTTTCTCTGAGGCCAATGTCCAATTTGAGCCAGCATCCACAGATTTCTTTGATTGGAATGCTACAAATATGTCTGATCCTATTTCGTTATATGCTTCCCTTCCTAATGAAATGAAGCTTagcgaagaagaagaaggagaagaggaagataacgattttgatgaatcttcggcaacaacaacaaccaccaccaccaccaggACGGTGTCGCCGGCAACGCCAACAAAGAAGAGCACGAGGACTGACCGATCAAGAACTCTGGTTTCTGAGCGAAAAAGGAGAGGAAGAATGAAGGAAAAGCTTTACGCCTTGCGTTCTTTAGTTCCTAATATCACAAAG CTGGATAAAGCCTCTGTAATTGGAGATGCAATACTATACGTACAAGGGCTGCAAACAGAAGCTACGAAACTAAAAATAGAAGTAGCAGGTCTTGAGTCATCACTCAACGGAATGAACGATAATAAAGGCGGAGCATTTCAAAATGCCAAGAAAATGAATTTCACGAGCTATTATCCAGCAATCAAGAAAATATCAAAG ATGGACGTTTTCCAAGTAGAAGAAAAAGGATGTTACGTGAGATTAGTGTGCAATAAAGGGCGACATGTTGCAGCTTCTCTATTCAAAGCTCTTGACTCTCTCACTGGATTCTACGTTCAAAGCTCCAACTTGGCTACTTCTTCAGATGATTATATTTTGACGTTCACTCTAAAT GTGAGAGAATATGAGGTGGACATAAACTTTGGCAACTTGAAGTTATGGATAGCTAGTGCTTTTCTTAATCAAGGGTTTGACTTCGAGACATATCCATTGGCCTAA